From one Humulus lupulus chromosome 8, drHumLupu1.1, whole genome shotgun sequence genomic stretch:
- the LOC133794761 gene encoding uncharacterized protein LOC133794761: MDPDLDAVLFSDEGVGAQKSKRPRIPRRSDRPSKIPIRHETTPTSQTTASTTAEPIAQVGASGSTAPISLPPTETQITVGRPPKKPSVSKVQLPTARPHIEEFVLDGVAGTQGAVLSLDVLSRVGQSFSGFGADHWDLVHKASDCNTLYDKSIELTAAALVVSAQLNYKLTSEVHTSMSLAQNSKDLQLKMADELKDSKSELEKMKTRLEELEKANAELEQAKTCLEKANAKLEEEKSATFDIMESEKARLLDEFKEQKEKAVDQAMYKIWADNADLDTSFLGPLEAKYVNRWNARLEASVAAREAAQKDSHAIRPRGSGATDAEKAKETPLP, from the exons atggatcccgATCTAGACGCTGTGCTTTTTAGCGATGAGGGAGTCggagctcagaagagtaaacGTCCGAGAATCCcgcggaggtccgaccgaccatccaagaTCCCCATACGCCACGAGACGACCCCAACGTCccagactactgcgagcacaaccgCGGAACCGATTGCCCAGGTTGGTGCGTCTGGCTCAACCGCGCCCAtctcgcttcctccgaccgaaactcaaataacagtcggtcggcccccgaagaaaccttctgtctccaaggttcagctgccgacggcccgacctcatattgaggagttcgtgcttgatggtgtcgctgggacccaaggggctgtgctcagcttggatgtcctctctcgagtgggtcagagcttttcaggcttcggcgccgaccattgggacctcgtgcacaaggcctcggactgcaatactctttatgacaagagtatcgaactcactgccgcg gcccttgtcgtttcagcgcagcttaactataagctgaccagcgaggtgcacacgagcatgtctctggcccaaaattcgaaggatctccagcttaagatggcggacgaactcaaggactcgaagtccgaacttgaaaaaatgaaaacccgtctcgaggagctggagaaggcgaatgccgagcttgaacaggcgaagacttgtcttgagaaggctaatgctaagcttgaagaggagaaatctgctaccttcgacatcatggagagcgagaaggcccgcctcttGGACGAGTTtaaagagcagaaggagaaagcggtcgaccaagccatgtacaaaatttgggctgataatgccgaccttgacaccagcttcctgggtcctctcgaggccaagtaTGTTAATCGGTGGAACGCCCGTCTTGAGGCGAGtgtagctgctcgagaggctgctcagaaggatagtcatgctattcgtcctagGGGGTCCGGTGcgactgatgctgagaaggccaaggagactcctcttccttaa